In Nitrospirota bacterium, a single genomic region encodes these proteins:
- a CDS encoding alginate export family protein, whose amino-acid sequence MLGGEHRTRYETMDGRFRAGEAGSDQQLTLRTRILFEIQDIFDPVPFTVELQDSRAYLTDTGSFVNNNHVNQTDVQQLHIDLVSDNFLGTGLPTELNIGRVNMDLGRGRWVARNNFRNATNAYDGAHWSLGERDRWHLHSFVVWPVEQFLRKADPVFTENPTTLWGAYVQLPPMERFRTELSYHGHASRGEARDFTMLGARFFKLGGVGRFEFEVETDYQFGNITPTTGFGHFHHGEFGYTFDLPWTPQLLFKFDYASNGFDTLYGRRSFELMPTGIFGAIQRSNVIYPGYRVLVKPAERVYLFVQHRPAWLADGRGPWAGTGLQDPTGAAGTFLGHIVELRARWGMTNYAFLQAGFAHFSFGSFPQRAPGSPGASHSNYGYVATEFMF is encoded by the coding sequence GTGCTGGGCGGGGAGCATCGCACCCGCTATGAGACCATGGACGGACGATTCCGCGCCGGCGAAGCCGGCAGCGACCAGCAACTGACCTTGCGCACGAGGATCCTCTTCGAGATTCAAGACATCTTCGACCCGGTTCCCTTCACCGTGGAGCTGCAGGATTCCCGCGCGTATCTCACCGACACAGGGTCCTTCGTGAACAATAATCACGTGAACCAGACCGATGTTCAGCAGCTTCACATCGATCTCGTCTCGGACAACTTTCTGGGCACGGGCCTTCCGACGGAGCTGAATATCGGGCGGGTCAACATGGACCTGGGGCGGGGACGGTGGGTCGCCCGCAATAACTTTCGCAACGCGACCAACGCCTATGACGGCGCGCACTGGAGCCTGGGCGAGAGAGACCGATGGCATCTGCACAGCTTCGTCGTGTGGCCGGTCGAGCAGTTCCTCAGAAAAGCCGATCCCGTCTTCACCGAAAATCCCACCACCCTGTGGGGCGCGTACGTGCAGCTTCCGCCCATGGAGCGGTTCCGCACCGAATTGTCCTATCACGGGCATGCCAGCCGGGGCGAAGCCAGAGATTTCACTATGCTCGGCGCCCGGTTCTTCAAGCTCGGCGGGGTGGGCCGGTTCGAGTTCGAAGTCGAGACGGACTACCAGTTCGGCAATATCACGCCGACCACCGGCTTCGGTCATTTTCACCACGGAGAATTCGGCTACACGTTCGACCTGCCTTGGACGCCCCAACTTTTGTTCAAATTCGATTACGCCAGCAACGGGTTCGACACCCTCTACGGACGGCGCTCGTTCGAGTTGATGCCGACCGGCATTTTCGGAGCCATTCAGCGCAGCAATGTGATCTATCCCGGCTACCGCGTCCTCGTGAAGCCGGCCGAGCGAGTCTACCTGTTCGTGCAACATCGGCCGGCCTGGTTGGCCGACGGACGAGGGCCTTGGGCCGGCACCGGGCTCCAGGATCCGACCGGCGCAGCCGGAACCTTCCTGGGACATATCGTGGAGCTGCGCGCCCGATGGGGGATGACGAACTATGCCTTTCTTCAGGCCGGATTCGCGCATTTCTCGTTCGGCTCGTTCCCGCAACGGGCGCCGGGCAGTCCAGGCGCGTCACACTCGAACTACGGATACGTGGCGACCGAATTCATGTTCTGA